A single region of the Streptococcus sanguinis genome encodes:
- the mutS gene encoding DNA mismatch repair protein MutS — protein sequence MAVEKLSPGMQQYLDIKKDYPDAFLLFRMGDFYELFYDDAVNAAQILEISLTSRNKNAENPIPMAGVPYHSAQQYIDVLVESGYKVAIAEQMEDPKEAKGVVKREVVQVITPGTVVDSSKPDSANNFLVALDYSEGLYGLAYMDLVTGEFQVTSLEDFALVCGEIRNLKAREVVLGYALPEAEEQVLAGQMNLLLSYVQTALDDVQLLGEELSPMERQAAGKLLEYVHRTQMRELSHLKKAQHYEIKDFLQMDYATKASLDLTENARSGKKHGSLYWLMDETKTAMGGRMLRSWIQRPLIDEARIIQRQNVVEVFLDHFFERSDLTESLKGVYDIERLASRVSFGKTNPKDLLQLAATLGNVPQIKAILQGIGSPHLARLIEGLDPIPELAGLISSAISPDAPHVITEGNIIRTGFDETLDQYRLVLREGTGWIAELEVKERANSGISNLKIDYNKKDGYYFHVTNSQLAHVPSHFFRKATLKNSERFGTEELARIEGEMLEAREKSANLEYEIFMRIREEAGKYIQRLQALAQTLAAVDVLQSFAAVAEQLHLVRPVFTAERRLQIEKGRHAVVEKVMGAQSYIPNSILLDQETDIQLITGPNMSGKSTYMRQLAIIVIMAQMGSYVPAQSASLPLFDAIFTRIGAADDLVSGQSTFMVEMMEANRAIRQASDRSLILFDELGRGTATYDGMALAQAIIEHIHHYTGAKTLFATHYHELTALEDSLEHLENVHVATLEKDGQVTFLHKIEPGPADKSYGIHVAKIAGLPEKLLERADSILSHLESQDTGLGSELPAESRQTRSQVAEQMSLFAEGSGNPVLTELRDLDIYNMTPLEVMAAVADLKKKL from the coding sequence ATGGCAGTAGAAAAGTTATCGCCAGGCATGCAGCAGTATTTGGATATCAAAAAGGACTATCCAGATGCTTTCTTGCTCTTTCGGATGGGGGATTTCTATGAGTTGTTTTATGATGATGCGGTCAATGCCGCCCAGATTTTAGAGATTTCTCTCACTAGCCGCAATAAAAATGCAGAAAATCCCATTCCCATGGCTGGAGTTCCCTATCATTCGGCACAGCAGTATATTGATGTTTTGGTCGAATCAGGCTATAAGGTAGCAATTGCGGAGCAGATGGAAGATCCCAAGGAAGCCAAGGGGGTTGTTAAGCGGGAGGTTGTTCAGGTTATCACGCCGGGAACGGTGGTGGACTCCAGTAAGCCGGACTCTGCTAATAACTTTCTGGTGGCTCTGGATTACTCAGAGGGCCTCTATGGTCTGGCTTATATGGACTTGGTGACCGGTGAGTTTCAGGTGACCAGTCTAGAGGACTTTGCCTTGGTCTGCGGGGAAATCCGCAATTTGAAAGCTAGGGAAGTGGTGTTGGGCTATGCCTTGCCAGAAGCTGAGGAGCAGGTCTTGGCTGGACAGATGAACCTTTTACTGTCCTATGTACAGACGGCCTTGGACGATGTCCAGCTGCTGGGCGAGGAGCTGTCTCCTATGGAGCGTCAGGCAGCAGGGAAATTGCTGGAGTATGTGCACCGGACCCAGATGAGGGAGCTCAGCCATTTGAAGAAGGCTCAGCATTATGAAATCAAGGACTTTCTGCAAATGGATTATGCCACTAAGGCGAGTCTGGATTTGACAGAAAATGCTCGTTCGGGCAAGAAGCACGGCAGTCTTTATTGGCTGATGGACGAGACCAAGACGGCCATGGGCGGCCGCATGCTGCGCTCTTGGATTCAGCGTCCGCTGATTGATGAAGCGCGAATCATCCAGCGGCAGAATGTCGTCGAGGTCTTTCTGGATCATTTCTTTGAGCGAAGTGATTTGACAGAAAGTCTCAAGGGAGTCTATGATATCGAGCGGCTGGCTAGTCGGGTTTCTTTTGGCAAGACCAATCCTAAAGATCTGCTGCAGCTGGCAGCAACATTGGGCAATGTGCCTCAGATTAAGGCTATTCTGCAAGGGATTGGCAGCCCGCATCTAGCTCGTTTGATTGAGGGATTGGACCCTATTCCAGAGTTGGCAGGCTTGATTAGCTCAGCTATTTCACCGGATGCGCCCCATGTCATTACTGAGGGCAATATCATTCGGACCGGTTTTGATGAGACCTTGGATCAGTATCGGCTTGTGCTGAGGGAGGGAACCGGATGGATTGCGGAGCTGGAAGTTAAAGAACGTGCCAACAGCGGCATCAGCAATTTGAAGATTGATTACAATAAAAAAGATGGTTACTATTTCCACGTGACCAATTCCCAACTGGCTCATGTGCCTAGTCATTTCTTTCGCAAGGCGACCCTGAAAAATTCTGAGCGTTTCGGAACGGAGGAGCTGGCCCGGATTGAGGGAGAGATGTTGGAGGCGCGTGAAAAATCTGCTAATCTGGAATACGAGATTTTCATGCGGATTCGCGAGGAAGCTGGCAAATACATCCAGCGCTTGCAGGCCTTGGCACAAACGCTGGCAGCTGTAGATGTCTTGCAGAGCTTTGCTGCGGTGGCAGAACAACTGCATTTGGTGCGCCCTGTCTTTACTGCGGAGCGCCGTCTGCAGATTGAAAAAGGTCGGCATGCTGTTGTGGAAAAGGTCATGGGTGCCCAAAGCTACATTCCAAATAGTATTCTGCTAGATCAGGAAACGGACATCCAGCTGATTACCGGGCCTAATATGAGCGGGAAATCGACCTATATGCGCCAGTTGGCTATCATCGTCATCATGGCACAGATGGGATCTTATGTGCCCGCTCAGTCTGCCAGTCTGCCGCTATTCGATGCGATTTTCACTCGCATCGGCGCAGCGGATGATTTGGTGTCCGGCCAGTCCACCTTTATGGTGGAGATGATGGAGGCCAATCGGGCCATTCGGCAGGCCAGCGATCGTTCGCTCATCCTCTTTGATGAGCTGGGTCGTGGGACGGCGACTTATGATGGGATGGCCTTGGCTCAGGCTATTATCGAGCACATTCATCACTATACTGGGGCCAAAACCCTCTTTGCCACCCACTATCATGAGCTGACAGCCTTAGAGGACAGCTTGGAGCATTTGGAAAATGTCCATGTGGCAACCTTGGAAAAGGACGGGCAGGTGACTTTCCTGCATAAGATTGAGCCGGGTCCGGCTGACAAGTCCTACGGAATTCATGTGGCGAAGATTGCCGGACTTCCTGAGAAATTACTGGAGCGGGCGGATAGCATTTTGAGTCATTTGGAAAGTCAGGATACAGGGCTAGGCTCAGAGCTTCCTGCTGAATCTAGACAAACACGTTCGCAAGTGGCGGAGCAGATGTCTCTTTTCGCAGAAGGATCGGGAAATCCAGTCCTGACTGAACTACGAGACTTGGACATCTATAATATGACTCCTCTGGAAGTCATGGCAGCAGTGGCCGATCTCAAGAAAAAGCTGTAA
- the argS gene encoding arginine--tRNA ligase, producing the protein MDNKQLIAGELAKVIDSLDQDAILNLLEQPKSSELGDIAFPAFSLAKTERKAPQIIAADIAEKIDTAHFDKVVATGPYVNFFLSKAEISGQVIKEVIKDGADYGQQNEGNNQNITIDLSSPNIAKPFSVGHLRSTVIGDALSNIFRKIGYNTIKVNHLGDWGKQFGLLMVAYKKWGSQEAVEANPIDELLKLYVRINAEIENDPSLDEEGRLWFKKLEDGDPEATELWQWFRDESLTEFNRIYELLGVEFDSLNGEAFYNDKMDEGIQILEDKGLLQESKGASIVDLEDFNLPPAMIKKSDGATLYITRDIATAIYRARTYNFVKNVYVVGQEQANHFRQLKAVLKKMGFDWSDDMIHVDFGLVTKNRQKLSTRKGNIILLEPTLLEAISRAKSQIEAKNPDLEDKEAVARAVGVGAVKFYDLKTDRRNGYDFDLEAMVSFEGETGPYIQYAYARIQSILRKANFQPDAEATYSLNDPESWEIIKLLQDFGRVVKRAADNYEPSLIAKYAISLAQAFNKYYAHTRILDESPERDSRLALSYSTAVVLKEALRLLGVEAPEKM; encoded by the coding sequence ATGGATAACAAACAGTTGATTGCCGGCGAATTGGCCAAGGTTATTGACAGCCTTGATCAAGACGCTATTTTAAATTTATTGGAGCAGCCAAAGAGCTCTGAACTTGGTGATATCGCCTTCCCAGCCTTTTCTCTGGCAAAGACTGAGCGCAAAGCTCCTCAAATCATCGCTGCTGACATCGCTGAAAAGATTGACACGGCGCATTTTGATAAAGTCGTTGCGACTGGTCCTTATGTCAACTTTTTCCTCAGCAAGGCTGAAATTTCTGGCCAAGTTATCAAAGAAGTCATCAAAGACGGAGCTGACTACGGCCAGCAGAACGAAGGAAATAATCAGAATATCACCATTGACCTGTCCAGTCCAAACATTGCCAAGCCTTTCTCAGTCGGCCACTTGCGCTCTACTGTTATCGGTGACGCTCTTTCCAATATCTTCCGTAAAATAGGCTACAATACCATTAAAGTCAACCACTTGGGAGACTGGGGCAAACAGTTCGGCCTCCTGATGGTAGCTTATAAGAAGTGGGGAAGCCAGGAAGCTGTTGAAGCCAACCCTATCGATGAGCTCCTCAAACTCTATGTGCGTATCAATGCTGAGATCGAAAACGACCCATCTCTGGATGAAGAAGGCCGCCTTTGGTTCAAGAAGCTGGAAGACGGTGACCCAGAAGCGACTGAGCTCTGGCAATGGTTCCGCGATGAAAGTCTGACAGAATTCAACCGTATCTACGAACTCCTAGGTGTCGAATTTGACAGCCTAAACGGTGAAGCCTTCTACAATGACAAGATGGACGAAGGGATTCAAATCCTTGAAGACAAGGGTCTCCTGCAGGAATCCAAAGGAGCTAGCATTGTAGACTTGGAAGACTTTAACCTTCCGCCTGCTATGATTAAAAAATCAGACGGCGCTACCCTCTACATTACACGGGATATCGCAACAGCCATCTACCGGGCTCGCACTTACAACTTTGTCAAAAATGTCTATGTTGTAGGTCAAGAGCAGGCCAACCACTTCAGACAGCTCAAGGCCGTTCTGAAAAAGATGGGCTTTGACTGGAGCGATGACATGATTCACGTTGACTTTGGTCTGGTGACTAAAAACCGTCAAAAGCTGTCTACACGTAAAGGAAATATCATCCTTCTCGAACCAACTCTGTTAGAAGCTATCAGCCGGGCTAAGAGCCAGATTGAAGCTAAAAACCCAGATTTGGAAGACAAGGAAGCTGTTGCTCGTGCAGTTGGGGTAGGAGCAGTTAAGTTCTACGACCTCAAAACTGACCGCCGCAATGGTTACGACTTTGATCTGGAAGCTATGGTTTCCTTCGAGGGAGAAACAGGCCCTTACATCCAGTATGCCTATGCTCGTATCCAGTCTATCCTGCGCAAGGCGAACTTCCAGCCTGATGCAGAGGCTACATACAGCCTGAACGATCCAGAAAGCTGGGAAATTATCAAGCTGCTTCAAGACTTCGGTCGCGTTGTCAAGCGTGCTGCTGATAACTATGAGCCATCACTGATTGCCAAATACGCTATTAGCTTGGCTCAAGCCTTTAACAAATATTATGCGCACACGCGGATTCTGGATGAAAGCCCTGAACGCGACAGCCGTCTGGCTCTCAGCTACTCAACAGCTGTTGTCCTCAAAGAAGCTCTACGTCTGCTAGGAGTAGAAGCGCCAGAAAAGATGTAA
- a CDS encoding LytTR family DNA-binding domain-containing protein, with product MKVKLRIDSQVTEDSVSIEARLMTESIQELVHFAQHLGKEDKIHVKKEDDIYLLDAKEIHRIYTENRQVRVRTAKDSYRTQQALYQLLQILPDYFLQISQSEIINSQQISHLKLTPNGLIQIFLKNGDQTYSSRRYLKSIKERLQL from the coding sequence ATGAAAGTTAAGCTAAGAATCGATTCTCAAGTCACCGAAGACTCCGTCAGCATTGAGGCTCGCCTTATGACAGAAAGCATTCAGGAATTGGTCCACTTTGCTCAACATCTAGGCAAAGAGGACAAGATTCATGTCAAGAAAGAAGACGACATCTATCTGCTGGACGCTAAGGAAATCCACCGAATCTATACAGAAAATCGTCAGGTTCGGGTCCGAACGGCAAAAGACAGCTATCGAACTCAACAAGCTCTTTATCAATTGCTGCAGATCCTACCGGACTATTTCCTGCAGATTTCTCAGTCGGAGATTATCAACAGCCAACAAATCAGCCACCTCAAGCTGACTCCAAATGGTCTGATTCAAATATTTCTGAAAAACGGCGATCAGACATACTCGTCCCGCCGCTATCTCAAATCCATTAAAGAAAGGTTGCAATTATGA
- the nrdI gene encoding class Ib ribonucleoside-diphosphate reductase assembly flavoprotein NrdI: MESKMTKVSLVYISLSGNTESFVRRLTDYLLEQHPSLEVEKIHIKDLVKEGIPFFEMDNPFIAFLPTYLEGGNGVDNGDVEILTTDVGDFIAFGQNASKCLGVIGSGNRNFNNQYCLTAKQYSERFGFPVLADFEMRGMLGDIKKVAGIIEELYHIEKNENQ, translated from the coding sequence ATGGAGAGTAAAATGACAAAGGTTTCCTTGGTTTACATCAGCCTGAGCGGCAATACAGAGAGTTTCGTCCGTCGGCTGACAGACTATTTGCTGGAGCAGCATCCAAGCCTAGAAGTAGAGAAGATTCATATCAAAGACCTGGTAAAGGAAGGAATTCCCTTTTTTGAAATGGACAATCCTTTTATCGCTTTTCTGCCGACTTATCTGGAGGGTGGCAATGGTGTGGACAATGGCGATGTAGAAATTCTGACAACCGATGTAGGGGATTTTATCGCCTTTGGTCAGAATGCCAGCAAGTGTCTGGGGGTCATTGGCAGCGGCAATCGTAACTTTAACAACCAATACTGTCTGACAGCCAAGCAATACTCAGAGCGGTTCGGATTTCCGGTTTTGGCTGATTTTGAAATGCGCGGCATGTTGGGAGACATTAAGAAGGTTGCGGGGATTATTGAGGAGCTCTATCATATTGAAAAAAACGAAAACCAGTGA
- the malQ gene encoding 4-alpha-glucanotransferase: protein MKKRQSGVLMHISSLPGKYGIGSFGQSAYDFVDFLVRTKQRYWQILPLGTTSYGDSPYQSFSAFAGNTYFIDFDILIEEGLLNEADVKGAEFGDDPRKVDYAKIFDARRPIMEKAVARFLKADDLSDYESFVEQNAAWLEVFAEYMAIKEHFDNLAWTEWPDEAIRRREAASLASYREKLADKLTYHRVTQYLFFKQWLRLKAYANEHHIEIVGDMPIYVAADSADVWAQPHFFKTDAVGKPTCVAGCPPDEFSETGQLWGNPIYDWEAMDKDGYAWWIERLRESFKIYDIVRIDHFRGFESYWEVPAGSETSASGKWVKGPDYKLFAAVKEALGDLNIIAEDLGFMTDEVIELRERTGFPGMKILQFAFNPDDESIDSPHLAPNNSVMYTGTHDNNTVLGWYKDEIDDATRQYMAQYTNRKEYETVPHAMLRTIFASVSFMAIATMQDLLELDSAARMNYPSTIGGNWTWRMTAEELNPIVEGELYSLTKTYRRMNTDLINK from the coding sequence ATGAAAAAACGTCAAAGCGGCGTGCTCATGCACATTTCATCCCTTCCGGGCAAGTACGGTATCGGATCTTTTGGCCAAAGTGCTTATGATTTTGTAGACTTCTTGGTTCGCACCAAGCAGCGCTATTGGCAGATTTTGCCACTGGGAACGACCAGTTATGGTGATTCTCCTTATCAGTCTTTCTCTGCTTTTGCGGGGAATACCTACTTTATCGATTTTGATATTCTGATAGAAGAAGGTTTGCTGAACGAGGCGGATGTCAAGGGAGCTGAATTTGGAGATGATCCTAGAAAAGTGGATTATGCAAAGATTTTCGATGCTCGCCGTCCAATCATGGAAAAAGCAGTAGCTCGCTTCTTGAAAGCAGACGATCTGTCTGACTATGAGAGCTTTGTGGAGCAAAATGCAGCTTGGCTGGAAGTTTTCGCTGAGTACATGGCTATCAAAGAGCATTTTGATAATCTAGCTTGGACTGAGTGGCCGGATGAAGCGATCCGTCGCCGTGAGGCTGCTAGTCTCGCTTCTTATCGTGAGAAGCTGGCTGACAAGCTGACCTACCATCGTGTGACCCAGTATCTCTTCTTTAAGCAGTGGTTAAGATTAAAAGCCTATGCTAATGAACATCACATCGAGATTGTCGGTGATATGCCAATCTATGTGGCAGCTGATAGTGCTGATGTGTGGGCACAGCCGCACTTCTTTAAGACAGATGCTGTTGGTAAGCCGACTTGTGTGGCAGGCTGTCCGCCAGATGAATTTTCAGAAACTGGCCAGCTTTGGGGCAATCCTATCTATGACTGGGAAGCTATGGATAAGGATGGTTATGCTTGGTGGATTGAACGCCTGCGCGAAAGCTTCAAGATTTACGACATTGTCCGTATCGACCACTTCCGCGGCTTTGAATCTTACTGGGAAGTACCTGCTGGCTCAGAAACATCTGCTTCTGGTAAGTGGGTCAAAGGTCCAGACTACAAGCTTTTTGCAGCGGTTAAGGAAGCCTTGGGTGATTTGAATATCATCGCAGAAGACCTAGGCTTTATGACGGATGAAGTGATCGAGTTGCGCGAGCGCACTGGTTTCCCAGGAATGAAAATCTTACAATTTGCCTTCAATCCTGATGATGAAAGCATCGACAGCCCGCATCTAGCGCCAAACAACTCAGTCATGTATACAGGAACCCATGATAACAATACTGTTCTGGGCTGGTACAAGGATGAGATTGACGACGCTACTCGCCAGTACATGGCTCAGTACACCAACCGTAAGGAGTACGAAACAGTACCTCATGCAATGCTGCGCACAATCTTTGCTTCAGTCAGCTTTATGGCCATTGCAACCATGCAAGACCTGCTGGAATTAGACAGTGCAGCACGGATGAACTATCCATCCACAATTGGTGGGAACTGGACTTGGCGGATGACAGCTGAAGAGCTGAATCCAATCGTCGAAGGTGAGCTTTATAGCTTGACTAAGACTTACCGTCGTATGAATACCGATTTAATTAACAAATAA
- a CDS encoding DUF3021 family protein, with amino-acid sequence MKTRLKELFFGGIGGIFIGLFFSMIVSYFYNPAYLPLHPRSPIGHFFLSQHVHVSLIMLYCMLIWFNMGAVFRWSGSFFQRDWSILRSVVSHYGVMILSFALLANLAGFFPREKLLSLTLTAVGEFTLIYLIISGAIYYRTYRNIQKINSRLSRKS; translated from the coding sequence ATGAAAACTCGTCTTAAAGAACTCTTTTTCGGAGGGATTGGAGGGATTTTCATCGGTCTCTTCTTCTCCATGATTGTTTCTTATTTTTACAATCCAGCTTATCTACCGCTTCACCCTCGCTCTCCTATCGGCCACTTCTTTTTGAGCCAGCATGTCCATGTTTCCCTCATCATGCTCTACTGCATGCTTATCTGGTTTAACATGGGAGCTGTTTTCAGATGGAGTGGAAGCTTCTTCCAAAGAGATTGGAGCATCCTGCGCTCCGTCGTCAGCCACTATGGAGTGATGATTCTGAGCTTTGCACTTTTGGCTAATCTAGCTGGATTTTTCCCAAGAGAAAAACTACTCAGCCTGACACTGACTGCCGTCGGGGAATTCACCCTCATCTATCTAATCATTTCAGGTGCCATCTACTACCGCACTTACCGCAACATTCAAAAAATCAATAGCCGTTTGTCTAGAAAATCGTGA
- the argR gene encoding arginine repressor, which produces MRKNDRHQLVKTMIKEEKLGTQKEIQDRLEAQGIYVTQTTLSRDLREIGLTKVKKKGLTYYVLAHETEEIDFIEFLAKHVESVARAEFSLVLRTVLGEATVLANVVDSSLDSRILGTVAGANTLLVVCRDQAAAQEIEEQIQEVM; this is translated from the coding sequence ATGAGAAAGAATGACCGTCATCAGTTAGTCAAAACGATGATTAAGGAAGAAAAGCTAGGAACGCAAAAGGAGATTCAGGATCGTCTGGAAGCGCAAGGGATTTATGTAACACAGACTACCCTGTCGCGTGACCTCCGTGAAATCGGCCTGACTAAAGTTAAGAAGAAGGGGCTGACTTATTATGTTTTGGCGCATGAGACTGAAGAGATTGATTTTATAGAGTTTTTAGCCAAGCATGTGGAGAGTGTAGCCAGGGCCGAGTTTAGTCTGGTTCTTCGTACTGTGCTGGGCGAGGCAACAGTGCTGGCCAATGTCGTGGATAGCTCGCTGGATAGCCGTATTTTGGGAACCGTTGCAGGTGCCAATACTCTTTTAGTAGTTTGCCGGGATCAAGCAGCTGCTCAGGAGATTGAGGAGCAAATACAGGAAGTAATGTAA
- the glgP gene encoding glycogen/starch/alpha-glucan family phosphorylase, whose product MSNLQTYIKNTYSKNLADCSNEELYLALLNYTKLASAQKPVNTGKKKLYYISAEFLIGKLLSNNLINLGLYDDVKQELADAGKDLIEVEEVELEPSLGNGGLGRLAACFLDSIATLGLNGDGVGLNYHFGLFQQVLKNNEQTTIPNFWLTEQNWLVRSSRSYQVPFAHFTLTSTLYDIDVPGYKTETKNRLRLFDLDSVDADIITDGIDFDKTDIARNLTLFLYPDDSDKQGELLRIFQQYFMVSNGAQLIIDEAIEKGSNLHDLADYAVIQINDTHPSLVIPEMIRLLTERGLDLDEAIAIVQKMTAYTNHTILAEALEKWPLEFLKEVVPHLVPIIKELDKRVKAKYADPAVQIIDEDDRVHMAHMDIHYGYSVNGVAALHTEILKNSELKAFYDIYPEKFNNKTNGITFRRWLMHANPRLSHYLDELLGRDWHHDATKLEGLLEFTGAANVKEKLEGIKAHNKRKLARHLKEAQGVEINPESIFDIQIKRLHEYKRQQMNALYVIHKYLDIKAGNIPARPITVFFGGKAAPAYTIAQDIIHLILCLSEVIANDPKVAPHLQVVMVENYNVTASSFLIAAGDISEQISLASKEASGTGNMKFMLNGALTLGTMDGANVEIAELVGEDNIYIFGEDSETVIDLYAKSAYKSSEYYAREAIKPLVDFIVSDEVLAVGKAERLERLYNELISKDWFMTLLDLEDYIQVKERMLADYEDRDAWMDKVIVNIAKAGFFSSDRTIAQYEEEVWHLNS is encoded by the coding sequence ATGTCAAACTTACAAACTTATATCAAAAATACTTATTCAAAAAATCTTGCTGATTGCAGCAACGAAGAACTCTACCTGGCTCTTTTGAACTACACTAAATTAGCCAGCGCTCAAAAGCCAGTTAATACTGGTAAGAAAAAACTTTACTACATTTCAGCTGAATTCCTGATTGGTAAACTTTTGTCTAACAACTTGATCAACCTTGGACTTTACGATGATGTGAAGCAAGAGTTGGCAGATGCTGGTAAAGACTTGATTGAAGTAGAAGAAGTTGAGTTGGAGCCGTCTCTGGGTAACGGAGGCTTGGGCCGTCTGGCTGCCTGCTTCTTGGACTCTATTGCGACACTTGGTCTCAATGGTGATGGTGTAGGACTGAACTACCACTTCGGTCTCTTCCAACAGGTTTTGAAAAACAACGAACAGACCACAATTCCTAACTTCTGGCTGACAGAGCAAAACTGGTTGGTTCGCTCTAGTCGCAGCTACCAAGTGCCATTTGCTCACTTCACCCTGACATCTACTCTTTATGATATTGATGTGCCAGGTTACAAGACAGAAACTAAGAACCGTCTTCGTCTCTTTGATTTGGACTCAGTGGATGCGGATATCATCACAGACGGTATTGACTTTGATAAGACAGATATCGCTCGCAACTTGACCCTCTTCCTCTATCCAGATGATAGTGACAAGCAAGGGGAATTGCTCCGTATCTTCCAACAGTATTTCATGGTTTCAAATGGTGCTCAGCTGATTATTGACGAAGCGATTGAAAAAGGCAGCAACCTGCATGATTTGGCAGACTACGCTGTCATCCAAATCAATGATACCCACCCATCTCTGGTTATCCCAGAAATGATTCGTCTCTTGACAGAGCGTGGTTTGGATTTGGATGAAGCAATTGCCATCGTACAGAAGATGACTGCTTATACGAATCACACGATTTTGGCAGAAGCTCTTGAAAAATGGCCTTTGGAATTCTTGAAAGAAGTAGTACCGCATCTGGTACCAATCATCAAAGAGCTTGACAAGCGCGTGAAAGCTAAATACGCAGATCCAGCAGTGCAAATCATTGATGAGGACGATCGTGTGCACATGGCTCACATGGATATCCACTACGGATACAGTGTCAATGGGGTTGCTGCTCTGCATACAGAAATCCTGAAAAACTCTGAGCTTAAAGCCTTCTACGATATCTACCCTGAAAAATTCAATAACAAGACCAACGGTATTACTTTCCGCCGCTGGCTCATGCATGCCAACCCACGTCTATCTCATTACCTAGATGAGTTGCTGGGCCGCGACTGGCACCATGATGCAACTAAGCTCGAAGGCTTGTTGGAATTCACTGGTGCTGCAAATGTTAAAGAAAAATTGGAAGGTATCAAGGCTCACAACAAGCGTAAATTGGCTCGTCACTTGAAGGAAGCCCAAGGTGTGGAAATCAATCCAGAATCTATCTTTGATATCCAAATCAAGCGTCTGCATGAGTACAAGCGCCAACAAATGAACGCTCTGTACGTTATCCACAAGTATCTGGATATCAAGGCTGGCAACATCCCTGCTCGTCCAATCACTGTCTTCTTCGGTGGTAAGGCTGCTCCTGCTTACACGATTGCACAGGACATCATCCACCTCATCCTTTGCTTGTCAGAAGTGATTGCTAATGACCCTAAAGTGGCTCCACATCTGCAAGTAGTTATGGTAGAAAACTACAACGTTACAGCGTCTAGCTTCTTGATTGCAGCTGGTGACATTTCTGAGCAGATTTCCCTGGCTTCTAAGGAAGCATCTGGTACTGGTAACATGAAGTTCATGCTTAACGGTGCTTTGACTCTTGGTACAATGGACGGAGCAAACGTTGAGATTGCAGAGTTGGTTGGCGAAGACAACATCTACATCTTCGGTGAAGATTCTGAGACTGTTATTGACCTCTACGCAAAATCTGCTTACAAATCTAGTGAGTACTATGCACGTGAAGCTATCAAGCCATTGGTTGACTTTATCGTCAGCGATGAAGTATTGGCAGTTGGTAAAGCTGAACGCTTGGAACGTCTTTACAATGAACTGATCAGCAAGGACTGGTTCATGACCCTGCTGGATCTAGAAGACTATATCCAAGTCAAAGAGCGCATGCTGGCTGACTATGAAGACCGCGATGCTTGGATGGACAAAGTTATCGTCAATATCGCCAAAGCTGGTTTCTTCTCATCTGACCGTACTATCGCTCAATACGAAGAAGAAGTATGGCACTTGAATAGCTAA